One region of Bactrocera neohumeralis isolate Rockhampton chromosome 5, APGP_CSIRO_Bneo_wtdbg2-racon-allhic-juicebox.fasta_v2, whole genome shotgun sequence genomic DNA includes:
- the LOC126758263 gene encoding uncharacterized protein LOC126758263 isoform X12, with the protein MGRAITWLVVAFIIAILAPSVVGQANSTAQNAGNNQTSILQSVSQTKLLENLLGILGDVVNNLGGAQTTTNNTNSEQASTDYDYYDDVEKPLLSGCLKLLRAATIDPNTSEPGVLGNIIRTLRNLLGSLLGDQTGDTTQSSGLLDLDVVADLVGDGETSSNSTNTDHLVSVCLNLILGDILGVLGDVIKGFNGTLPCPPESAQTQATLTTLLTTPIDPSAISTLISTLQTTTAALTEATTTLSPATTMQTSSLSPISTTSQSTIETITMPSTLTPTTESSTTPTSSESTSEISTSPTTESSTTPTTESSTSPSTLTPTTETSTTPTSSESTSEDPTSPTTETSTTPTTESSTSPSTLTPTTETSTTPTSSESTSEISTSPTTETSTTPTTESSTSPSTLTPTTESSTSPSTLTPTTDTSTTPTSSESTSEVSTSPTTESSTTPTTESSTSPSTLTPTTESSTTSTSSESTSEISTSPTTETSTTPTTESSTSPSTLTPTTESSTTPTSSESTSEISTSPTTETSTTPTTESSTSPSTLTPTTESSTTPTSSESTSEISTSPTTETSTTPTTESSTSPSTLTPTTESSTTPTSSESTSEISTSPTTETSTTPTTESSTSPSTLTPTTESSTTPTSSQPTSEDPTSPTTETSTTPTTESSTSPSTLTPTTETSTTPTSSQSTSEDPTSPTTETSTTPTTESSTSPSTITPTTESSTTPTSSQSTSEDPTSPTTETSTTPTTESSTSPSTLTPTTESSTTPTSSESTSEISTSPTTETSTTPTTESSTSPSTLTPTTESSTTPTSSESTSEISTSPTTETSTTPTTESSTSPSTLTPTTESSTTPTSSESTSEISTSPTTETSTTPTTESSTSPSTLTPTTETSTTPTSSQSTSEDPTSPTTETSTTPTTESSTSPSTLTPTTETSTTPTSSQSTSEDPTSPTTETSTTPTTESSTSPSTLTPTTESSTTSTSSESTSEISTSPTTESSTTPTTESSTSPSTLTPTTETSTTPTSSQSTSEDPTSPTTETSTTPTTESSTSPSTLTPTTETSTTPTSSQSTSEDPTSPTTETSTTPTTESSTSPTTESSTTPTAESSTSPSTITSSTDSSTTPSTITPTTNSPTTQTAALPASDFTPSLSTSTTSTSSESTSEISTSPTTETSTTPTTESSTSPSTLTPTTETSTTPTSSQSTSEDPTSPTTETSTNPTTESSTSPSTLTPTTETSTTPTSSQSTSEDPTSPTTETSTTPTTESSTSPSTLTPTTESSTTPTSSESTSEISTSPTTETSTTPTTESSTSPSTLTPTTETSTTPTSSQSTSEDPTSPTTETSTTPTTESSTSPSTLTPTTETSTTPTSSQSTSEDPTSPTTETSTTPTTESSTSPSTLTPTTESSTTPTSSESTSEISTSPTTETSTTQPPNLPHHHQH; encoded by the exons GCAAGCATCAACTGATTACGATTATTATGATGACGTCGAGAAACCGCTACTAAGCGGATGCTTAAAACTTCTTAGAGCAGCCACCATAGATCCAAATACTAGCGAGCCTGGTGTACTAGGTAATATTATACGCACCTTACGGAATTTACTGGGTAGTCTTCTTGGCGATCAAACTG GGGACACCACCCAAAGTTCAGGTTTATTGGATCTGGATGTTGTAGCCGATCTGGTTGGTGACG GGGAAACCAGTTCAAACTCCACAAACACTGATCATCTCGTAAGTGTCTGCCTGAATCTTATACTAGGCGATATACTCGGCGTCCTAGGAGACGTAATAAAAGgat tTAATGGCACCTTGCCATGCCCACCGGAGTCTGCACAAACGCAAGCGACATTGACAACATTATTAACGACACCAATAGACCCAAGCGCTATTTCAACGTTAATATCGACtttgcaaacaacaacagctgcttTGACTGAAGCTACGACCACCTTATCACCAGCAACCACAATGCAAACCTCATCACTTTCACCAATATCTACCACTTCACAATCAACAATCGAAACGATAACAATGCCATCAACACTAACTCCAACAACTGAATCTTCCACCACACCAACCAGTTCAGAATCAACAAGTGAAATTTCCACATCACCAACAACAGAAAGTTCTACCACCCCAACCACTGAATCTTCCACATCACCAtcaacactaacaccaacaactGAAACATCCACCACACCAACTAGTTCAGAATCAACAAGTGAAGATCCCACATCACCAACAACAGAAACCTCAACCACTCCAACCACTGAATCTTCCACATCACCAtcaacactaacaccaacaactGAAACATCCACCACACCAACCAGTTCAGAATCAACAAGTGAAATTTCCACATCACCAACAACAGAAACCTCTACCACCCCAACCACTGAATCTTCCACATCACCAtcaacactaacaccaacaactGAATCTTCCACATCACCATCAACACTGACACCAACAACTGATACATCCACCACACCAACTAGTTCAGAATCAACAAGTGAAGTTTcaacatcaccaacaacagAAAGTTCTACCACCCCAACCACTGAATCTTCCACATCACCAtcaacactaacaccaacaactGAATCTTCCACCACATCAACCAGTTCAGAATCAACAAGTGAAATTTCCACATCACCAACAACAGAAACCTCAACCACTCCAACCACTGAATCTTCCACATCACCAtcaacactaacaccaacaactGAATCTTCCACCACACCAACCAGTTCAGAATCAACAAGTGAAATTTCCACATCACCAACAACAGAAACTTCTACCACTCCAACCACTGAATCTTCCACATCACCAtcaacactaacaccaacaactGAATCTTCCACCACACCAACCAGTTCAGAATCAACAAGCGAAATTTCCACATCACCAACAACAGAAACCTCTACCACTCCAACCACTGAATCTTCCACATCACCAtcaacactaacaccaacaactGAATCTTCCACCACACCAACCAGTTCAGAATCAACAAGTGAAATTTCCACATCACCAACAACAGAAAC TTCTACCACTCCAACCACCGAATCTTCCACATCACCAtcaacactaacaccaacaactGAATCTTCCACCACACCAACCAGTTCACAACCAACAAGCGAAGATCCCACATCACCAACAACCGAAAC CTCTACCACTCCAACCACTGAATCTTCCACATCACCAtcaacactaacaccaacaactGAAACATCCACCACACCAACTAGTTCACAGTCAACTAGCGAAGATCCCACATCACCAACAACAGAAACCTCTACCACTCCAACCACTGAATCTTCCACATCACCATCAACAATAACCCCAACAACTGAATCTTCCACCACACCAACTAGTTCACAGTCAACTAGCGAAGATCCCACATCACCAACAACCGAAAC CTCAACCACTCCAACCACTGAATCTTCCACATCACCAtcaacactaacaccaacaactGAATCTTCCACCACACCAACCAGTTCAGAATCAACAAGTGAAATTTCCACATCACCAACAACAGAAACCTCTACCACTCCAACCACTGAATCTTCCACATCACCAtcaacactaacaccaacaactGAATCTTCCACCACACCAACCAGTTCAGAATCAACAAGTGAAATTTCCACATCACCAACAACAGAAACTTCTACCACTCCAACCACTGAATCTTCCACATCACCAtcaacactaacaccaacaactGAATCTTCCACCACACCAACCAGTTCAGAATCAACAAGTGAAATTTCCACATCACCAACAACAGAAACCTCTACCACTCCAACCACTGAATCTTCCACATCACCAtcaacactaacaccaacaactGAAACATCCACCACACCAACTAGTTCACAGTCAACTAGCGAAGATCCCACATCACCAACAACAGAAACCTCTACCACTCCAACCACTGAATCTTCCACATCACCAtcaacactaacaccaacaactGAAACATCCACCACACCAACTAGTTCACAGTCAACTAGCGAAGATCCCACATCACCAACAACAGAAACCTCAACCACTCCAACCACTGAATCTTCCACATCACCAtcaacactaacaccaacaactGAATCGTCCACCACATCAACCAGTTCAGAATCAACAAGTGAAATTTCCACATCACCAACAACAGAAAGTTCTACCACCCCAACCACTGAATCTTCCACATCACCAtcaacactaacaccaacaactGAAACATCCACCACACCAACTAGTTCACAGTCAACTAGCGAAGATCCCACATCACCAACAACAGAAACCTCTACCACTCCAACCACTGAATCTTCCACATCACCAtcaacactaacaccaacaactGAAACATCCACCACACCAACTAGTTCACAGTCAACTAGCGAAGATCCCACATCACCAACAACAGAAACCTCTACCACTCCAACCACTGAATCTTCCACATCGCCAACAACAGAAAGTTCTACTACACCAACCGCTGAATCTTCCACATCACCATCAACCATAACATCAAGCACTGACTCTTCGACTACACCTTcaacaataacaccaacaacaaactcACCTACTACGCAAACTGCTGCACTACCAGCATCAGATTTTACACCATCTTTATCGACTTCCACCACATCAACCAGTTCAGAATCAACGAGTGAAATTTCCACATCACCAACAACAGAAACCTCAACCACTCCAACCACTGAATCTTCCACATCACCATCAACACTAACACCAACCACTGAAACGTCCACCACACCAACTAGTTCACAGTCAACTAGCGAAGATCCCACATCACCAACAACCGAAACCTCTACCA ATCCAACCACTGAATCTTCCACATCACCAtcaacactaacaccaacaactGAAACATCCACCACACCAACTAGTTCACAGTCAACTAGCGAAGATCCCACATCACCAACAACAGAAACCTCTACCACTCCAACCACTGAATCTTCCACATCACCAtcaacactaacaccaacaactGAATCTTCCACCACACCAACCAGTTCAGAATCAACAAGTGAAATTTCCACATCACCAACAACAGAAACCTCTACCACTCCAACCACTGAATCTTCCACATCACCAtcaacactaacaccaacaactGAAACATCCACCACACCAACTAGTTCACAGTCAACTAGCGAAGATCCCACATCACCAACAACAGAAACCTCTACCACTCCAACCACTGAATCTTCCACATCACCAtcaacactaacaccaacaactGAAACATCCACCACACCAACTAGTTCACAGTCAACTAGCGAAGATCCCACATCACCAACAACAGAAAC CTCTACCACTCCAACCACTGAATCTTCCACATCACCAtcaacactaacaccaacaactGAATCTTCCACCACACCAACCAGTTCAGAATCAACAAGTGAAATTTCCACATCACCAACAACAGAAACTTCTACCACCCAACCACCGAATCTTCCACATCACCAtcaacactaa
- the LOC126758263 gene encoding uncharacterized protein LOC126758263 isoform X3 — MGRAITWLVVAFIIAILAPSVVGQANSTAQNAGNNQTSILQSVSQTKLLENLLGILGDVVNNLGGAQTTTNNTNSEQASTDYDYYDDVEKPLLSGCLKLLRAATIDPNTSEPGVLGNIIRTLRNLLGSLLGDQTGDTTQSSGLLDLDVVADLVGDGETSSNSTNTDHLVSVCLNLILGDILGVLGDVIKGFNGTLPCPPESAQTQATLTTLLTTPIDPSAISTLISTLQTTTAALTEATTTLSPATTMQTSSLSPISTTSQSTIETITMPSTLTPTTESSTTPTSSESTSEISTSPTTESSTTPTTESSTSPSTLTPTTETSTTPTSSESTSEDPTSPTTETSTTPTTESSTSPSTLTPTTETSTTPTSSESTSEISTSPTTETSTTPTTESSTSPSTLTPTTESSTSPSTLTPTTDTSTTPTSSESTSEVSTSPTTESSTTPTTESSTSPSTLTPTTESSTTSTSSESTSEISTSPTTETSTTPTTESSTSPSTLTPTTESSTTPTSSESTSEISTSPTTETSTTPTTESSTSPSTLTPTTESSTTPTSSESTSEISTSPTTETSTTPTTESSTSPSTLTPTTESSTTPTSSESTSEISTSPTTETSTTPTTESSTSPSTLTPTTESSTTPTSSQPTSEDPTSPTTETSTTPTTESSTSPSTLTPTTETSTTPTSSQSTSEDPTSPTTETSTTPTTESSTSPSTLTPTTETSTTPTSSQSTSEDPTSPTTETSTTPTTESSTSPSTITPTTESSTTPTSSQSTSEDPTSPTTETSTTPTTESSTSPSTLTPTTESSTTPTSSESTSEISTSPTTETSTTPTTESSTSPSTLTPTTESSTTPTSSESTSEISTSPTTETSTTPTTESSTSPSTLTPTTESSTTPTSSESTSEISTSPTTETSTTPTTESSTSPSTLTPTTETSTTPTSSQSTSEDPTSPTTETSTTPTTESSTSPSTLTPTTETSTTPTSSQSTSEDPTSPTTETSTTPTTESSTSPSTLTPTTESSTTSTSSESTSEISTSPTTESSTTPTTESSTSPSTLTPTTETSTTPTSSQSTSEDPTSPTTETSTTPTTESSTSPSTLTPTTETSTTPTSSQSTSEDPTSPTTETSTTPTTESSTSPTTESSTTPTAESSTSPSTITSSTDSSTTPSTITPTTNSPTTQTAALPASDFTPSLSTSTTSTSSESTSEISTSPTTETSTTPTTESSTSPSTLTPTTETSTTPTSSQSTSEDPTSPTTETSTNPTTESSTSPSTLTPTTETSTTPTSSQSTSEDPTSPTTETSTTPTTESSTSPSTLTPTTESSTTPTSSESTSEISTSPTTETSTTPTTESSTSPSTLTPTTETSTTPTSSQSTSEDPTSPTTETSTTPTTESSTSPSTLTPTTETSTTPTSSQSTSEDPTSPTTETSTTPTTESSTSPSTLTPTTESSTTPTSSESTSEISTSPTTETSTTQPPNLPHHHQH, encoded by the exons GCAAGCATCAACTGATTACGATTATTATGATGACGTCGAGAAACCGCTACTAAGCGGATGCTTAAAACTTCTTAGAGCAGCCACCATAGATCCAAATACTAGCGAGCCTGGTGTACTAGGTAATATTATACGCACCTTACGGAATTTACTGGGTAGTCTTCTTGGCGATCAAACTG GGGACACCACCCAAAGTTCAGGTTTATTGGATCTGGATGTTGTAGCCGATCTGGTTGGTGACG GGGAAACCAGTTCAAACTCCACAAACACTGATCATCTCGTAAGTGTCTGCCTGAATCTTATACTAGGCGATATACTCGGCGTCCTAGGAGACGTAATAAAAGgat tTAATGGCACCTTGCCATGCCCACCGGAGTCTGCACAAACGCAAGCGACATTGACAACATTATTAACGACACCAATAGACCCAAGCGCTATTTCAACGTTAATATCGACtttgcaaacaacaacagctgcttTGACTGAAGCTACGACCACCTTATCACCAGCAACCACAATGCAAACCTCATCACTTTCACCAATATCTACCACTTCACAATCAACAATCGAAACGATAACAATGCCATCAACACTAACTCCAACAACTGAATCTTCCACCACACCAACCAGTTCAGAATCAACAAGTGAAATTTCCACATCACCAACAACAGAAAGTTCTACCACCCCAACCACTGAATCTTCCACATCACCAtcaacactaacaccaacaactGAAACATCCACCACACCAACTAGTTCAGAATCAACAAGTGAAGATCCCACATCACCAACAACAGAAACCTCAACCACTCCAACCACTGAATCTTCCACATCACCAtcaacactaacaccaacaactGAAACATCCACCACACCAACCAGTTCAGAATCAACAAGTGAAATTTCCACATCACCAACAACAGAAACCTCTACCACCCCAACCACTGAATCTTCCACATCACCAtcaacactaacaccaacaactGAATCTTCCACATCACCATCAACACTGACACCAACAACTGATACATCCACCACACCAACTAGTTCAGAATCAACAAGTGAAGTTTcaacatcaccaacaacagAAAGTTCTACCACCCCAACCACTGAATCTTCCACATCACCAtcaacactaacaccaacaactGAATCTTCCACCACATCAACCAGTTCAGAATCAACAAGTGAAATTTCCACATCACCAACAACAGAAACCTCAACCACTCCAACCACTGAATCTTCCACATCACCAtcaacactaacaccaacaactGAATCTTCCACCACACCAACCAGTTCAGAATCAACAAGTGAAATTTCCACATCACCAACAACAGAAACTTCTACCACTCCAACCACTGAATCTTCCACATCACCAtcaacactaacaccaacaactGAATCTTCCACCACACCAACCAGTTCAGAATCAACAAGCGAAATTTCCACATCACCAACAACAGAAACCTCTACCACTCCAACCACTGAATCTTCCACATCACCAtcaacactaacaccaacaactGAATCTTCCACCACACCAACCAGTTCAGAATCAACAAGTGAAATTTCCACATCACCAACAACAGAAAC TTCTACCACTCCAACCACCGAATCTTCCACATCACCAtcaacactaacaccaacaactGAATCTTCCACCACACCAACCAGTTCACAACCAACAAGCGAAGATCCCACATCACCAACAACCGAAAC CTCTACCACTCCAACCACTGAATCTTCCACATCACCAtcaacactaacaccaacaactGAAACATCCACCACACCAACTAGTTCACAGTCAACTAGCGAAGATCCCACATCACCAACAACAGAAACCTCTACCACTCCAACCACTGAATCTTCCACATCACCAtcaacactaacaccaacaactGAAACATCCACCACACCAACTAGTTCACAGTCAACTAGCGAAGATCCCACATCACCAACAACAGAAACCTCTACCACTCCAACCACTGAATCTTCCACATCACCATCAACAATAACCCCAACAACTGAATCTTCCACCACACCAACTAGTTCACAGTCAACTAGCGAAGATCCCACATCACCAACAACCGAAAC CTCAACCACTCCAACCACTGAATCTTCCACATCACCAtcaacactaacaccaacaactGAATCTTCCACCACACCAACCAGTTCAGAATCAACAAGTGAAATTTCCACATCACCAACAACAGAAACCTCTACCACTCCAACCACTGAATCTTCCACATCACCAtcaacactaacaccaacaactGAATCTTCCACCACACCAACCAGTTCAGAATCAACAAGTGAAATTTCCACATCACCAACAACAGAAACTTCTACCACTCCAACCACTGAATCTTCCACATCACCAtcaacactaacaccaacaactGAATCTTCCACCACACCAACCAGTTCAGAATCAACAAGTGAAATTTCCACATCACCAACAACAGAAACCTCTACCACTCCAACCACTGAATCTTCCACATCACCAtcaacactaacaccaacaactGAAACATCCACCACACCAACTAGTTCACAGTCAACTAGCGAAGATCCCACATCACCAACAACAGAAACCTCTACCACTCCAACCACTGAATCTTCCACATCACCAtcaacactaacaccaacaactGAAACATCCACCACACCAACTAGTTCACAGTCAACTAGCGAAGATCCCACATCACCAACAACAGAAACCTCAACCACTCCAACCACTGAATCTTCCACATCACCAtcaacactaacaccaacaactGAATCGTCCACCACATCAACCAGTTCAGAATCAACAAGTGAAATTTCCACATCACCAACAACAGAAAGTTCTACCACCCCAACCACTGAATCTTCCACATCACCAtcaacactaacaccaacaactGAAACATCCACCACACCAACTAGTTCACAGTCAACTAGCGAAGATCCCACATCACCAACAACAGAAACCTCTACCACTCCAACCACTGAATCTTCCACATCACCAtcaacactaacaccaacaactGAAACATCCACCACACCAACTAGTTCACAGTCAACTAGCGAAGATCCCACATCACCAACAACAGAAACCTCTACCACTCCAACCACTGAATCTTCCACATCGCCAACAACAGAAAGTTCTACTACACCAACCGCTGAATCTTCCACATCACCATCAACCATAACATCAAGCACTGACTCTTCGACTACACCTTcaacaataacaccaacaacaaactcACCTACTACGCAAACTGCTGCACTACCAGCATCAGATTTTACACCATCTTTATCGACTTCCACCACATCAACCAGTTCAGAATCAACGAGTGAAATTTCCACATCACCAACAACAGAAACCTCAACCACTCCAACCACTGAATCTTCCACATCACCATCAACACTAACACCAACCACTGAAACGTCCACCACACCAACTAGTTCACAGTCAACTAGCGAAGATCCCACATCACCAACAACCGAAACCTCTACCA ATCCAACCACTGAATCTTCCACATCACCAtcaacactaacaccaacaactGAAACATCCACCACACCAACTAGTTCACAGTCAACTAGCGAAGATCCCACATCACCAACAACAGAAACCTCTACCACTCCAACCACTGAATCTTCCACATCACCAtcaacactaacaccaacaactGAATCTTCCACCACACCAACCAGTTCAGAATCAACAAGTGAAATTTCCACATCACCAACAACAGAAACCTCTACCACTCCAACCACTGAATCTTCCACATCACCAtcaacactaacaccaacaactGAAACATCCACCACACCAACTAGTTCACAGTCAACTAGCGAAGATCCCACATCACCAACAACAGAAACCTCTACCACTCCAACCACTGAATCTTCCACATCACCAtcaacactaacaccaacaactGAAACATCCACCACACCAACTAGTTCACAGTCAACTAGCGAAGATCCCACATCACCAACAACAGAAAC CTCTACCACTCCAACCACTGAATCTTCCACATCACCAtcaacactaacaccaacaactGAATCTTCCACCACACCAACCAGTTCAGAATCAACAAGTGAAATTTCCACATCACCAACAACAGAAACTTCTACCACCCAACCACCGAATCTTCCACATCACCAtcaacactaa